The following are encoded in a window of Caldicellulosiruptoraceae bacterium PP1 genomic DNA:
- the lepA gene encoding translation elongation factor 4: protein MDRLQERIRNFCIIAHIDHGKSTLADRIIELTGALTEREMQDQVLDTMDIERERGITIKAQAVRLNYKAKDGNDYIFHLIDTPGHVDFTYEVSRSLAACDGAILVVDATQGIEAQTLANVYLALEHNLEIIPVINKIDLPSARPEEVKKEIEDIIGLDASDAPLISAKQGLNIEEVLEKIVERIPPPNGDEKKPLKALIFDSFYDNYKGVLAYVRVVDGFVKPNMKIKMMSTGAEFTVTEVGYFKPGMLISCEELKAGDVGYIAASIKTVRDTRVGDTITTVENPAKEMLPGFKKLNPMVFCGIYPTGDTKYEELKEALEKLQLNDAALFFEPETSAALGFGFRCGFLGLLHMEIIQERLEREYNLGIITTAPSVVFRITKTDGTVITIDNPTNLPPQNEIEMMEEPMVKATIMVPNEFVGAIMELCQERRGIFKDMSYIETTRVILTYEMPLMEIIYDFFDVLKSRSKGYASFDYEFIGYSESNLVKLDIMVNGEIVDALSFIVHKDKAYQRARRIAEKLKEEIPRHLFEIPIQACIGGKIIARETIKAMRKDVLAKCYGGDITRKKKLLEKQKEGKKRMKQIGDVEIPQEAFMAVLKLD from the coding sequence GTGGATAGATTACAGGAAAGAATTCGAAACTTTTGCATTATAGCTCATATTGACCATGGGAAATCAACATTGGCTGACAGGATTATAGAACTTACTGGTGCTTTAACAGAAAGAGAGATGCAAGACCAGGTTTTAGATACAATGGATATTGAACGTGAAAGAGGTATAACAATAAAGGCTCAAGCAGTAAGACTTAATTATAAAGCTAAAGATGGAAATGATTATATATTTCATTTAATAGATACACCGGGACATGTAGACTTTACCTACGAAGTTTCAAGAAGTTTAGCGGCATGTGATGGTGCAATTCTTGTTGTTGATGCAACACAAGGAATTGAGGCACAAACATTGGCAAATGTTTATCTTGCATTAGAGCATAATCTTGAGATTATTCCAGTTATAAACAAAATTGACCTTCCTAGTGCAAGACCTGAGGAGGTAAAGAAAGAAATTGAAGATATAATTGGACTTGATGCTTCTGATGCTCCACTTATTTCAGCAAAGCAAGGATTAAATATTGAAGAAGTTCTTGAAAAGATTGTTGAAAGAATTCCACCACCAAATGGTGATGAAAAAAAGCCTTTAAAGGCATTAATATTTGATTCTTTTTATGATAACTACAAAGGCGTTTTAGCTTATGTTAGGGTTGTAGATGGGTTTGTCAAACCCAATATGAAGATTAAGATGATGTCAACAGGTGCTGAATTTACTGTTACTGAAGTTGGATATTTTAAACCTGGTATGTTAATTTCTTGTGAAGAATTAAAAGCTGGTGATGTTGGTTATATTGCTGCTTCAATAAAAACAGTTAGAGATACACGAGTTGGTGATACTATAACAACAGTTGAAAATCCAGCAAAAGAGATGTTACCTGGTTTTAAAAAGCTAAATCCTATGGTTTTTTGTGGTATTTATCCTACAGGTGATACAAAATATGAAGAATTAAAAGAAGCTCTTGAAAAGCTACAATTAAACGATGCTGCATTATTCTTTGAACCAGAAACTTCTGCTGCTTTAGGATTTGGCTTTAGATGTGGTTTTTTAGGACTTCTTCATATGGAGATTATACAAGAAAGATTGGAAAGAGAGTATAATCTTGGAATAATAACAACAGCACCATCTGTTGTATTTAGAATTACAAAAACAGATGGAACTGTTATAACAATAGATAACCCTACCAATCTTCCACCTCAAAATGAAATAGAAATGATGGAAGAGCCAATGGTAAAGGCAACAATAATGGTTCCTAACGAATTCGTTGGAGCTATTATGGAACTGTGCCAAGAAAGGCGTGGTATTTTTAAAGATATGTCTTATATTGAAACCACAAGAGTTATACTTACCTATGAAATGCCTCTTATGGAGATTATATATGACTTTTTTGATGTTCTAAAATCACGTTCAAAAGGCTATGCTTCATTTGATTATGAGTTTATTGGGTATAGCGAATCAAACCTTGTCAAGCTTGATATTATGGTAAATGGAGAGATAGTTGATGCACTATCTTTTATTGTTCATAAAGATAAAGCATACCAAAGAGCAAGAAGAATTGCTGAAAAATTAAAAGAGGAAATTCCAAGACATCTATTTGAAATACCAATTCAAGCTTGTATTGGTGGTAAGATTATTGCAAGAGAAACAATAAAAGCTATGAGAAAAGATGTTTTGGCAAAGTGCTATGGTGGGGATATTACACGTAAGAAAAAGCTTCTTGAAAAGCAAAAAGAAGGTAAAAAGCGTATGAAACAGATAGGTGACGTTGAGATACCACAAGAAGCGTTTATGGCAGTTTTAAAACTTGATTAA
- the sleB gene encoding spore cortex-lytic enzyme, protein MTLATFQNQIAFKYFINPIVISYYGSTGAEVIEIQKRLKQWGYYNGAIDGVYGYKTYMAVRSFQAKNGLKVDGVAGSETLKAMGIVIPYSKTSYSSDLNLLAHLIYGEARGEPYIGQVAIGAVVLNRVESPLFPNSIAGVIYQPGAFTAVSDGQINLPPNQSAINAARDALNGWDPTGGALYYYNPAKTTNKWIWSRPILTVIGDHIFAK, encoded by the coding sequence TTGACTCTTGCTACTTTCCAAAACCAAATTGCATTTAAATATTTCATTAACCCTATTGTTATCTCATACTATGGTTCTACAGGTGCTGAAGTTATTGAAATTCAGAAAAGACTAAAGCAATGGGGATATTACAATGGTGCTATTGATGGAGTCTATGGTTATAAAACATATATGGCAGTAAGATCTTTTCAAGCTAAGAATGGTCTTAAGGTAGATGGAGTTGCTGGAAGTGAAACATTAAAAGCAATGGGAATTGTGATACCATATTCTAAAACTTCGTATAGTTCTGATTTAAATCTTCTTGCTCATCTAATTTATGGTGAAGCAAGAGGAGAACCATATATTGGACAAGTTGCAATAGGAGCTGTTGTATTAAATAGAGTAGAAAGTCCCCTTTTCCCAAATTCAATAGCTGGAGTAATATATCAGCCAGGTGCATTTACAGCTGTTTCTGATGGGCAGATTAATCTTCCACCAAACCAAAGTGCAATTAATGCTGCAAGAGATGCGTTAAATGGTTGGGATCCAACAGGTGGTGCACTTTATTACTATAACCCAGCAAAAACAACTAATAAGTGGATTTGGAGTAGACCTATTCTTACTGTAATTGGTGATCATATATTTGCAAAGTAG
- a CDS encoding D-alanyl-D-alanine carboxypeptidase family protein has protein sequence MKKIICIIIILLLTFSLTNSFAENNQTQQIDIKSKSAILIDFETGKIIYEKNAHERLPLASITKVMTLLLICEAIENGKIKLDDTVTTSEHASSMGGSQVYLKEGEQMKVEELLKCVAVASANDAAVALAEHIAGSEQSFVYMMNKKAKELGMNDTNFVNACGLDADNHYSSAYDIAIMSRELLKHQWIQKYLTIWMDTIRNGSFGLTNTNRLVRHYKGTTGVKTGSTGKALFCVSASAKRNGLHLICVIMGANDSKTRFSEATKLLDYGFAYYTLYYPYTKNTKIGTVKVKNGLEDYVDAVIKNDVKLLLNRGEESRITKEIKIEKEVNSPVKKDQLLGKVEFYIDGKLIAKTDVIASKEIKRKTLFDIYKLLISLK, from the coding sequence ATGAAAAAAATTATATGTATCATCATCATATTATTATTAACATTTTCATTAACAAATAGTTTTGCAGAAAACAACCAAACTCAACAGATTGACATTAAGTCAAAATCAGCTATTTTAATTGACTTCGAAACAGGAAAAATTATATATGAAAAAAATGCTCACGAAAGATTACCTCTTGCATCTATTACTAAAGTAATGACACTTTTATTAATATGTGAAGCAATTGAAAACGGGAAAATAAAGCTTGATGATACTGTTACAACAAGTGAACATGCATCAAGCATGGGAGGCTCACAAGTTTACCTTAAAGAAGGAGAACAAATGAAGGTAGAAGAACTTTTAAAATGTGTTGCAGTGGCTTCTGCAAATGATGCTGCTGTTGCACTTGCTGAACACATAGCAGGAAGTGAGCAATCATTTGTTTATATGATGAATAAAAAAGCAAAGGAACTTGGTATGAATGATACTAATTTTGTTAATGCATGTGGATTAGATGCAGATAATCATTATTCAAGTGCTTATGATATTGCAATAATGTCACGAGAGCTTTTAAAACACCAATGGATACAAAAATATCTTACAATATGGATGGACACAATAAGAAATGGTAGTTTTGGTCTTACTAATACAAATAGATTAGTAAGGCATTACAAAGGGACAACAGGTGTTAAAACTGGTTCAACAGGAAAAGCACTTTTCTGTGTTTCAGCATCAGCAAAAAGAAATGGTCTTCATTTAATATGCGTAATTATGGGAGCTAATGATAGTAAAACAAGATTTTCAGAAGCAACAAAATTACTTGACTATGGATTTGCTTATTACACTTTATATTATCCTTACACAAAAAATACAAAGATTGGAACAGTTAAAGTAAAAAACGGTTTAGAAGATTATGTTGATGCTGTTATAAAAAATGATGTGAAATTACTTCTTAATAGAGGAGAGGAAAGCAGAATTACAAAGGAAATAAAGATTGAAAAAGAAGTAAATTCCCCTGTTAAAAAAGACCAATTACTTGGAAAAGTTGAATTTTATATAGATGGTAAACTAATTGCAAAGACTGATGTTATTGCTTCAAAAGAAATAAAGAGGAAAACACTATTTGATATATATAAATTATTAATCTCTCTAAAATAA
- a CDS encoding CapA family protein — MKKFLYFLLSLVIVGLIAVNAFFYYENTFMKSYMPTNNEIKNTKKPVEFKNTTPKKNNSASNEAKNIKPEEKKANLLFTGDVFLNGYILNSYYNQDTQSYSFDEQIFKSVYEISYSDAAFFKFDSVLAGDEFGVSSYEKYNAPSEFAKFMKNIGFKNVILSSQHIFDKKKDGLITTIENFKKNNINIFGTNTNKDEAKSKVLEINGLRIGIATFSREFKTVYLDAYSDYKDYISTLDKTVIKNEIEYLKSLNCDVIIAYVNWGVEHTTKPNYQQLEYAKELIKNGVNIIIGSHPHAIHPVEKLKVEDDNHVVHEGVVFYSLGNFFCDQLVILPYNRFGLVANINIKKVEDNVTIKYNIIPTFIYRTKRTNSSYYDYYILNANEIINRNDIRKSYINYAKKLIEQIKAWEQQIN; from the coding sequence ATGAAAAAGTTTTTATACTTCTTATTAAGTTTAGTAATAGTGGGTCTTATAGCTGTAAATGCTTTTTTTTATTATGAAAACACATTTATGAAAAGCTATATGCCAACTAATAATGAGATAAAAAATACAAAAAAGCCTGTTGAATTTAAAAATACTACACCCAAAAAGAATAATAGTGCAAGTAATGAAGCAAAAAATATAAAACCTGAGGAAAAGAAAGCAAACCTTTTATTTACAGGGGATGTATTTTTAAACGGTTATATATTAAATTCATATTATAATCAAGATACACAAAGTTATTCATTTGATGAACAAATTTTTAAATCGGTTTATGAGATTTCATATTCTGATGCTGCATTTTTTAAATTTGATAGTGTTCTTGCTGGTGATGAATTTGGTGTTTCAAGCTATGAAAAATATAATGCACCAAGCGAATTTGCAAAGTTTATGAAAAACATAGGTTTTAAAAATGTAATTCTTTCATCACAACATATATTTGACAAAAAGAAAGATGGATTAATTACAACTATAGAAAACTTTAAAAAGAATAATATTAACATTTTTGGTACAAACACAAATAAAGATGAAGCAAAGTCAAAAGTATTAGAGATTAATGGATTAAGAATAGGTATTGCAACTTTTTCACGTGAATTTAAGACTGTATATTTAGATGCTTATTCTGATTATAAAGATTATATTAGCACACTTGACAAAACAGTTATAAAAAATGAGATTGAATATCTTAAAAGTTTGAATTGTGATGTTATTATTGCATATGTTAATTGGGGAGTAGAGCATACAACAAAACCTAATTATCAACAGTTGGAATATGCCAAAGAATTAATTAAAAATGGTGTTAATATTATTATTGGATCCCACCCACATGCAATTCATCCTGTTGAAAAATTAAAGGTTGAAGATGACAATCATGTTGTACATGAAGGTGTTGTTTTTTATTCTTTAGGTAACTTTTTCTGCGACCAATTAGTAATACTGCCATATAACAGATTTGGGCTTGTTGCTAACATAAATATAAAAAAAGTTGAAGATAATGTTACAATTAAATATAATATAATTCCTACATTTATTTATAGAACAAAAAGGACAAATTCTTCATATTATGATTACTATATATTAAATGCAAATGAAATTATTAATCGAAATGATATTAGAAAGTCATATATTAATTATGCAAAAAAACTAATTGAACAAATAAAAGCTTGGGAACAACAGATAAATTAA
- the feoB gene encoding ferrous iron transport protein B, with the protein MSCHCSTEITNIPKDKEWIALVGNPNVGKSVVFNRLTGKYVEVSNFPGTTVDINFGYLDNYILIDTPGVYGISSFNDEEIVTRNIVLNVNKVLNVVDAMHLDRDLFLTQQLIDLGKEVIVILNMMDEVEKNKVSIDIDKLKSQLGVEVIPVSANKNRGMDLIKKSLSKFRKGIRNQSLNKYMLQEDKLIEFLIDNEVFCENFSSIQEELYSYRRQYIDNIISNIVRYDEKNEKLKRKLSEILLNPITGYPILLISIYILYYLMGVVVAQKVVDFTMNRIMNDQYGTFIHNLLNGFISNKQINKLLIGNFGLLTMFPIIFFGLLLPLVTAFHLFLGLLEDSGYLPRIAALIDKFLNKIGLNGRAIIPIILGFGCVTMATVTTRILGSKRERFIAVFLLGLTIPCSAQLGIITGLIAKMGFWYFIAFVAIILLIFGIAGKILNKVTPGSSTDLFIDLPPMRIPVAKNVLKKTYFKTKGFLYEAFPIFVIGTLFLGVLDAFNLLKTIENFAKPLISGFLKLPPQMAEVFILGIIRRDYGAAGLVTIPTTKPQMFVALVTTTLFVPCISSFVMMIKENGFKNALSVWVSSAVIAILVGGFIANVIF; encoded by the coding sequence ATGAGTTGTCACTGCAGCACTGAAATAACTAATATTCCAAAAGACAAAGAATGGATTGCTTTAGTTGGAAATCCAAACGTAGGTAAATCAGTGGTTTTTAATAGGCTTACTGGAAAGTATGTTGAGGTTTCAAATTTTCCTGGAACAACAGTTGATATAAACTTCGGTTATTTGGATAACTATATCTTGATTGATACACCTGGTGTGTATGGTATTTCTTCTTTTAATGATGAAGAGATAGTTACAAGAAATATTGTTTTAAATGTTAATAAAGTCTTAAATGTTGTAGATGCAATGCATTTAGATAGAGACCTTTTTTTGACACAGCAATTAATTGACCTTGGGAAAGAAGTTATTGTTATTTTAAATATGATGGATGAGGTAGAAAAAAATAAGGTTTCAATTGATATAGATAAATTAAAATCACAGCTTGGAGTAGAGGTAATACCTGTATCAGCAAATAAAAATAGAGGGATGGATTTAATTAAAAAATCACTAAGTAAATTTAGAAAAGGCATTAGAAACCAAAGTTTAAATAAATACATGTTACAAGAAGACAAACTAATTGAATTTCTGATTGACAATGAAGTTTTTTGTGAAAATTTTTCGAGCATTCAAGAAGAATTATACAGTTACAGAAGGCAGTATATTGATAACATAATTTCTAATATTGTTAGGTATGATGAGAAAAATGAAAAATTAAAGAGGAAATTAAGTGAAATACTATTAAATCCAATAACAGGTTATCCCATTCTTTTAATATCAATTTATATTCTTTATTACCTTATGGGTGTTGTAGTAGCACAAAAAGTTGTTGATTTTACAATGAATAGAATTATGAATGATCAATACGGTACCTTCATTCATAACTTGTTGAATGGATTTATATCTAATAAACAAATAAATAAATTATTAATTGGGAATTTTGGACTTCTTACAATGTTTCCTATTATATTCTTTGGTTTATTATTACCACTTGTTACAGCTTTTCATTTGTTTTTAGGTTTACTTGAAGATAGTGGTTATTTGCCACGTATAGCTGCATTAATAGATAAATTCTTAAATAAAATTGGCTTAAATGGAAGAGCAATTATTCCAATAATATTGGGTTTTGGTTGTGTTACTATGGCTACAGTTACAACAAGGATTCTTGGTTCAAAAAGAGAAAGATTTATTGCAGTATTTTTATTGGGATTAACAATACCATGTTCAGCACAATTAGGTATAATTACTGGACTGATTGCAAAAATGGGATTTTGGTATTTTATTGCTTTTGTTGCAATAATTTTATTGATTTTTGGGATTGCAGGAAAGATATTAAATAAAGTAACTCCTGGTTCTTCAACTGATCTTTTTATAGATTTACCACCAATGAGGATACCTGTTGCAAAAAATGTTTTGAAAAAGACCTATTTTAAAACAAAAGGCTTCTTATATGAAGCATTTCCTATATTTGTTATTGGAACACTGTTTTTAGGTGTTTTAGATGCCTTTAATCTATTAAAAACAATTGAAAATTTTGCTAAGCCTTTAATATCTGGTTTTTTAAAACTTCCACCACAAATGGCAGAAGTATTTATATTAGGCATTATAAGAAGAGACTATGGGGCTGCAGGACTTGTTACAATTCCTACAACTAAGCCACAGATGTTTGTAGCATTAGTTACTACAACGTTATTTGTTCCATGTATAAGCTCATTTGTTATGATGATTAAAGAAAATGGGTTTAAGAATGCTTTATCTGTATGGGTTTCAAGTGCTGTCATTGCTATTTTAGTTGGTGGATTTATTGCAAATGTTATATTTTAG
- a CDS encoding glycosyltransferase family 4 protein has translation MKIGIDGRAAKWYRGSGIGTYTYQLINNLAHLSNEHEYLIIWPEESSNETILAKNINFNYMSQQLDKFWEQIMIKEIIIQNDIDIYHVPQNGIGIPLSKKCTYIITLHDIIPFRMPETVGPGYLQIFRDYVPKIMKIVDAVITVSEFSKKDICEFFDYDENKVFVTYLAPEEVYKHIDIDKCRVLLKNKFNIDFPYILYLGGFSPRKNIKLLIQAFNFIRKKYKDLHLVIPGKLTRNYEELFNLINSYGIQDYVHFLSYVEVDYLPYLYSGSEVFVYPSLYEGFGLPPLEAMACKCPVITSNVTSMPEILKDAAIYINPYSLEDLIDKLDKVLSDNTIRSSYSEKGYEYSKNFTWQKTVSETIDIYNKIFALKN, from the coding sequence ATGAAAATAGGAATAGATGGAAGAGCTGCAAAATGGTATAGAGGATCTGGTATAGGAACTTACACATATCAACTAATAAATAATCTTGCACATCTTTCAAATGAACATGAATACTTGATTATATGGCCTGAAGAGTCGAGTAATGAAACAATTTTAGCAAAGAACATTAATTTTAACTATATGTCTCAACAACTTGATAAATTCTGGGAACAAATTATGATAAAAGAGATAATTATTCAAAATGATATAGATATTTATCATGTACCACAAAATGGTATTGGAATACCGCTTTCAAAAAAATGCACGTATATAATTACACTTCATGATATTATACCTTTTAGAATGCCCGAAACTGTGGGGCCAGGATATCTTCAGATATTTAGAGACTATGTTCCCAAAATTATGAAAATAGTTGATGCAGTTATAACAGTGTCAGAGTTTTCAAAAAAAGATATCTGTGAGTTTTTTGATTATGATGAAAATAAGGTTTTTGTGACTTATTTAGCACCAGAAGAAGTATATAAACATATCGATATTGATAAATGTAGAGTTTTATTAAAAAATAAATTTAATATTGATTTTCCTTATATATTATACCTTGGTGGCTTTTCTCCTCGTAAAAATATTAAACTTCTTATCCAAGCATTTAATTTTATAAGAAAAAAATATAAAGATTTGCATTTAGTTATTCCCGGCAAGCTTACTAGAAACTATGAAGAATTATTTAATTTAATAAATTCATATGGAATTCAAGACTATGTTCATTTTCTTTCTTATGTTGAAGTAGATTATCTTCCTTATCTATATAGTGGTTCAGAAGTTTTTGTTTACCCTTCTCTATATGAAGGGTTTGGTCTTCCTCCTTTAGAGGCTATGGCTTGCAAATGTCCTGTTATTACAAGTAATGTAACAAGTATGCCTGAAATATTGAAAGATGCAGCTATATATATAAATCCATATTCATTAGAAGATTTGATTGACAAATTGGATAAAGTGCTTTCTGATAATACTATAAGATCTAGTTACTCTGAAAAAGGTTATGAATATTCTAAAAACTTTACTTGGCAAAAAACTGTTTCTGAAACAATTGATATTTATAATAAAATATTTGCCTTGAAAAATTGA
- a CDS encoding RluA family pseudouridine synthase: protein MKISFYVDNKEQDKKIEKVIKNEYKTIPMSIIFKLLRKGNILVNSQKAKLGQVVVLGDLIEFDIEEKFLEHSKKVIEIIFEDDNLLIIDKPFGIPSHPDNNDEYSVVDWINDRYRSKSDFIPALCHRLDRNTGGLLIIAKNRQSLSEMLKYFSDKKIQKKYLALTKSSDIKKQDKLVSYLYKDQKNNKVFISDKQQKGFSKIITKYKIINKIEDLFLVEAEIITGKTHQIRAHLAHIGIPIIGDDKYGDWKLNKKYKAEYQCLYAYYIHFNFEKRGLLQYLSNAKFVRNIVTFPIEDEKFKCFNISELRGI from the coding sequence TTGAAAATTAGTTTTTATGTTGATAATAAAGAACAGGATAAAAAAATTGAAAAAGTAATAAAAAATGAATATAAAACAATTCCTATGAGTATTATTTTTAAACTACTAAGAAAAGGAAATATATTGGTAAATAGTCAAAAAGCTAAATTAGGTCAGGTTGTTGTTTTGGGTGATTTGATAGAATTTGATATTGAAGAAAAATTTTTGGAACATTCAAAAAAGGTAATTGAAATTATTTTCGAAGATGATAATTTATTAATAATAGATAAACCTTTTGGCATACCCTCTCATCCAGATAATAATGATGAATATTCAGTTGTAGATTGGATAAATGATAGGTATAGATCAAAAAGTGATTTCATACCGGCATTGTGCCATAGATTAGATAGGAATACTGGTGGACTTTTGATTATTGCAAAGAATAGACAATCATTAAGTGAAATGTTAAAATATTTTAGTGATAAAAAAATTCAAAAAAAATATTTAGCACTTACAAAAAGCTCAGATATAAAAAAACAAGATAAATTAGTATCATATCTTTATAAAGATCAAAAAAACAATAAAGTATTTATCTCTGATAAGCAACAGAAAGGGTTTAGCAAAATAATTACAAAATATAAAATTATTAATAAAATTGAGGATCTGTTTTTAGTTGAAGCTGAAATTATAACTGGAAAAACCCACCAAATTCGTGCTCACTTAGCACATATAGGAATACCAATAATTGGTGATGATAAATATGGAGACTGGAAACTAAATAAAAAATACAAAGCTGAATATCAGTGCTTATACGCATATTATATTCACTTTAATTTTGAAAAAAGAGGTTTGCTTCAATATTTATCAAATGCTAAATTTGTAAGGAATATAGTTACATTTCCTATTGAAGATGAAAAATTCAAATGTTTTAATATTTCAGAATTGAGAGGTATCTAA
- the hemW gene encoding radical SAM family heme chaperone HemW, with protein MKKNISLYIHIPFCIKKCNYCDFYSISDANKELQKEYFSSLKRELLLYKKYDLLINTIYIGGGTPTLLEPKYITDLINFIEENFKLSENIEITIEANPETINEEKISVYKDCGINRISIGVQTLNDDELKVLGRVHSADKAISSIKLALKYFDNISIDLMIGIPKQTINSFLITVNKLLEFDIKHLSIYSLKIEPHTNFYFNIDSISQYIPNEDEEREIYWLANNTLKQYGFYQYEISNYAKKGFESKHNLVYWELGDYIGIGAAAHSYFLGYRYQNLNDMSSYLNNIKKGEIMLNKEYINKDESMKEYIILGLRKIKGIDINDFNTRYNADFLNIYNEKIKKLQRYNLITLNGSNLRLTEKGIDLANVVWEEFI; from the coding sequence ATGAAAAAAAACATTTCATTATATATTCATATACCATTTTGTATTAAGAAATGTAACTACTGCGATTTTTATTCAATAAGTGACGCAAATAAAGAATTACAAAAAGAATACTTTAGCTCTCTAAAAAGAGAGCTTCTTTTGTATAAAAAATATGATTTATTAATAAATACAATTTATATTGGAGGAGGAACACCTACATTACTTGAACCAAAATATATAACAGATCTTATTAATTTTATAGAAGAAAACTTTAAATTGAGTGAGAATATAGAAATCACTATTGAAGCAAACCCAGAGACTATAAATGAAGAAAAGATTTCTGTATATAAAGATTGTGGAATTAACAGAATAAGTATAGGAGTTCAAACACTTAATGATGATGAACTAAAAGTGTTAGGTAGAGTTCATTCTGCAGATAAAGCAATTTCATCTATTAAATTAGCATTAAAGTATTTTGATAATATAAGCATTGATTTAATGATTGGCATACCAAAACAAACAATAAATTCGTTTTTAATAACAGTAAATAAACTTTTAGAGTTTGATATAAAACATTTGTCAATTTATTCTCTCAAAATAGAACCACACACAAATTTTTACTTTAACATTGATTCAATAAGTCAGTATATTCCTAATGAAGATGAGGAAAGGGAAATATACTGGTTGGCAAATAATACTTTAAAGCAATATGGCTTTTATCAATATGAAATCTCAAATTATGCTAAAAAAGGTTTTGAGTCAAAACATAATTTAGTTTACTGGGAATTAGGGGATTATATAGGTATTGGTGCTGCTGCACATAGCTATTTTTTAGGTTATAGGTATCAAAATTTAAATGATATGAGTAGTTATCTTAATAATATAAAAAAAGGCGAAATTATGCTAAATAAAGAATATATCAATAAAGATGAATCAATGAAAGAGTATATTATTTTGGGTCTACGAAAAATTAAGGGTATTGATATTAATGACTTTAATACAAGATATAATGCAGATTTTTTAAATATTTATAATGAAAAGATAAAAAAGCTTCAGAGATATAATCTTATTACTTTAAATGGTTCAAATTTAAGATTGACAGAAAAAGGCATTGATCTTGCTAATGTTGTTTGGGAAGAATTCATTTAA
- a CDS encoding Fur family transcriptional regulator: protein MDEKQIDEIKEQLKQKGYKLTTQRRIILDSLIDNQEKHLSIEEIYDIVKKRMPEIGLATVYRTLMLLNDLNVVNKIDLDDGCSRFELNEEDRFHKHHHLICINCGKIEEAEEDLLEILEAEIEKKNGFKVVDHIVKFYGLCSECQKRSE from the coding sequence ATGGATGAAAAACAAATAGATGAAATAAAAGAACAATTAAAGCAAAAGGGTTATAAGCTAACTACACAAAGAAGAATTATATTAGATTCATTGATAGATAATCAGGAGAAACATTTAAGTATCGAAGAAATATATGACATTGTCAAGAAAAGGATGCCAGAAATAGGTCTTGCAACTGTATATAGGACATTGATGCTGTTAAATGATTTGAATGTTGTCAATAAAATAGATTTAGATGATGGTTGTTCAAGATTTGAATTAAATGAAGAAGATAGGTTCCATAAACATCATCATCTTATCTGTATTAACTGCGGAAAGATTGAAGAAGCAGAAGAGGATTTGTTAGAGATATTGGAAGCTGAGATTGAGAAGAAAAATGGATTTAAGGTTGTTGACCATATAGTTAAATTTTATGGACTTTGTAGTGAATGCCAAAAAAGGAGTGAATAA